The following is a genomic window from Culicoidibacter larvae.
TTCATCATTTAATATTTGTTCATCAAGTTTTGGAATATCTGAAATATGGTTTATAAGAACTTGACCATTTAATGATGCTGAAGCTATAACTTTATCATCTACTTGAGTATCAAAAAACTCATTAAAAGCTATTGCCTTGAGATCTTTCACTTGAAAAATATCTCCAGGCTTAATTTCGACAGTGGTTGATCCAATTTTTAATATAATACTGCGTCTGATGTTAGCTGTAATCCATAAAACAATGTATATTAAAAGTAGTAAAATTATAATCGTACCAAATACTAGAATTTTACTATTTGGTGGTATATCATAAAATATTATTAAGAATGAAATAATCGTAGTTATTACCCCACAATATCTAGCAAACTGTTTTAATAAGTTCTTATCGAGAAATTGGACCTTAATTTTATCTCTTATTCTCTTGGAAATCACAATAAGATATTCCCCTCTCATATATTCAATTACTTGTGGTAATATTTATTTTTCCGTAATCCCATCTCCCTCTTTCTTGCATTCCCCAGTTTTTTATACTATAATATGTATATAAAGAGATCACAGTCAAGTCGACGGTGAGCCTCTAAGAAATGTTAGATACTACCGCTTTTTGCTTGACTGGCTATGGCGGTAGTATTTTTGTTTGGCAGAATAATAATTAGCAACTGCAGTTACCGTCGTCGCAACTACCAGAGCAATTGCCCCAATAATCGCAACAATAATATCATCTGACATCCGCACCACCTCCTTCAATTACTATCAGGAGGGGTTGCCTCCTGATGCTTGAAAAACTTCAAGAGGCTCTACCGTCAACCGTTATGTGATCTCAACTATTATTATATCAGATATATCACAATTTAAAAAGCACGTTATCATATACAAATATAACGTGCTTATATAGAATTTTCCGCATACAAAGCTGTATGCATACCTATTATAACAAACCATAAACAAAAATAGCCAGGACACTTTCGTGCCTGGCTATTGAGTAATCTCTATAACTGCGCCGGGATTAAAGTACAAATACCGGTATATTATTGAATGTATGTACTCTAAATCAATTTCAATCATATAGCATCTGCGGCCAAACTCTTGCGCTGCAAGCATGGTTGTACCGCTGCCGCTGCATGGATCTAGAACGATATCACCCGGCATACTAGAATATTGTATAAGCTCTTTAACAAGAGGTATTGGCTTCATCGTAGGATGTTCTTTTGATCTCGTCGGCTTTGGATAGTTAAAAACAGTCGACAAATTTTTGGGATCATAAAATTTATGTGTAGCTCCCCTTTTCCATCCACACTGAATACACTCGTGTTTTACCTTATAGTCTGCAAATGATAATACAAAATGGTTCTTGATCCACAATAATAAACTAGATCGATATAGCTCAGCAGCATCACATGCAGCGTAAAGCTCTGTGATTGATGATGATGCCATAAAAACGTAGTAACTTGCTCCAGGATTCATTACTCTCGCAGCGTTATCTAGCAGCCGAGTTAAAAATTCAGTGTATCGATCTCCAAGATTATCATTTATTAGTTGCCGGCGATTCTTTCGCTTTGTTCCTGAGTAGTTTACATTATATGGGGGATCAGTAAGTAGCAGCTGAACAGAACTTCCATGCTTCTCAATGCATGAATAAGTTTCAATTTTTGTTGCATCGCCATATACTAAAAGATGCTTGCCATCAATCCGGATGCAGTCACCTACTTGTAAATTTCCTAACATAAATGACCTCCTATTGATAATATAACATTTACCAAAAAATACACCGGCCATAAATCCGTCATATACAAGACAAAAAAAGAACGCTGGCATAATACCAGCGTTCTCTTAGTTATCTATTGGCCCAATATCCATCAGCGTAAATGATATCATTATATCTTTTGTAGTAAGCTACTACTCTTTTTTTATACTGATCGTCTTTTTCTTCTGCAACGTTTATCAAGAAACATTTTTCATCTTCTGTCAATTCTCTTATTACCGTGAATGAATCATCATGCATGAAACTTCGATTCTTAACATATACACCGTTACTTTCATCAAGATGATAAGTTAATAAAGCAAGTTGCTTACATACGCGGCTGTAATTGTTATATCTCATATTATAATGAATAAAATAATTTTCGGTAATTTCTGGCGCCTCTGTTTCATCATTATAGTAAACTGTTTTTTTTATTGCATCATAGTCAAACCGGATTGCGAATTTATAATTATCATCTGTTTCAAAAACCATATAGCTTTTAATCATTTTGTTAAAATATTTTGGATCTTCTTCTTTTAACTCAAAGATATAATTACCTACATAATGTTTTGCTATTACCTCTAAATTTTCTAATGTGTTTAATATTTTCATTTCTAACAACTCCTATACAATTTTGAAGCGCTTGGCTTAGCTTCTGATATTATAATAACATACATGTACATGTATGTCAACACTAAAATTAAAAAACCTTCATTTTTTTATGAAGGTTTTATATTTACTTATATTTCTTTATGTATTCTTCAACAAATTTGTTAAGTTCAGCACTGGCAGTTGTTCCATTTTCTTCGCATAGACTCTTAAAAATATCACGATTGCCTTTTGGCATATTGAACTTAAACTGATCATATACCTTTTTCATGTATCGATTTTTTACGGCTGCACTTGTTTTAGACATGTCAATCACCTTAATTATATAAAAGCTCCCCAAAGGGAGCAGCCAAGCTTTCTGTGCTTATCAATTTCTTGATGGCACAGCAATAAATCCGTATAGGATTAATTTAATTATATTATACTTTATTTATTATATCAAGCGACTTATTCAAATATAGACATTTGACTTGTTGGCAATTGATTCAACCACAACACATCACTAACAGATCGCTTTGTCTTTGTATGAATGCCAATTTTAGTTGAAAACTCTATTCTGTGCCACTCTGATAACTCTTTATTGTATAGTTCGTGATCATATCCTGATAGCAATACCGGCCCAGTGTGTGCTTTTAATGCACGAATAAGGTCAATATGATAATCGTTGCTGCATTCATGCTCATAGTGTATCGATGTTCTAGTTGCTTGAAGATATGGCGGATCCGCATATATTAGTGTATCCTTATCAAGTTCACCAATTAGCTGCAAAGCATCTTTACATTCAATTTGAGCATCTTTTAGTCGCTTTGCTGCTTTTAACAAGCGATCCGGTAATTCATTCCACTCATAAGTGTTATATGGTCCATTCCAAGAGATATTTCTGCGAAAACCAGCATCAGCATTAGTTTTACCACCAATACCCATCCAGCAGCGAACAAGCATTCTCCTTGCATCTTCCAGCGGATCAGCAGATTGCTCAAGTGCTAATT
Proteins encoded in this region:
- a CDS encoding DNA-methyltransferase, translating into MLGNLQVGDCIRIDGKHLLVYGDATKIETYSCIEKHGSSVQLLLTDPPYNVNYSGTKRKNRRQLINDNLGDRYTEFLTRLLDNAARVMNPGASYYVFMASSSITELYAACDAAELYRSSLLLWIKNHFVLSFADYKVKHECIQCGWKRGATHKFYDPKNLSTVFNYPKPTRSKEHPTMKPIPLVKELIQYSSMPGDIVLDPCSGSGTTMLAAQEFGRRCYMIEIDLEYIHSIIYRYLYFNPGAVIEITQ
- a CDS encoding DNA adenine methylase, encoding MKRILNYPGSKWQYAKQIASLMPDHKAYCEPFFGSGAVFFNKKKAILETINDVDGRLVNLFTILREEPVKLTQLVDYTLYSRQEYELALEQSADPLEDARRMLVRCWMGIGGKTNADAGFRRNISWNGPYNTYEWNELPDRLLKAAKRLKDAQIECKDALQLIGELDKDTLIYADPPYLQATRTSIHYEHECSNDYHIDLIRALKAHTGPVLLSGYDHELYNKELSEWHRIEFSTKIGIHTKTKRSVSDVLWLNQLPTSQMSIFE